CGGCAGCAAGCGCCGCCCCGGCGGCGCCTGCCGCGCCGGCGGCTCAACCTGCAACCGGCCAGTAAAGGCCGGTGCAGGACTTCTTCGCCGCCATTGGCCTGGTCCTCGTTGTCGAGGGGCTGGTCTATGGCGGCTTTCCGGAGTTCGCCAAGAAACTGGCGGGCGAGGTTCTGTCGATGCCGGAGAATGTATTGCGCATCGCCGGGCTGGCGGCGATCGCCGTCGGTGTCGGCATCGTCTGGCTGGTGCGGGGCGGGTGAGGCTGATTGGTTTGCGGCTTGGGAATAACGCAGGATTTCTGCCCTGCTTCTAGCCACAGCCGCAAACGTGCCGTATTTCTTGCCAACATGACGCGACGCGGCGTTTTCGCCGAAGCGCTTTTTCAGAAAATACCGGGAGGCTTCTCGATGACATCCAACACCCTTTTGCGCGCGGCACGACGGACGTTCATCGCTGGTGCGGCGGCGCTGCTCGTCGGCGTGGTTGCTGTTCCGTCCTTTGTCACGCCTGTGTTCGCCAATGACGGGCCGCCCTCGGTCGCCGATCTCGCTGACAAGCTGCTCGGCGCGGTGGTCAACATATCGACCTCGCAGACAGTCAAGGGCACGGAAGGTCCGGGCGCCGTTCCGATGCCGCAGCTACCGGAGGGCTCGCCCTTCCAGGACTTCTTCGACGACTTCTTCAAGAACCGTGGTGGCGACAAGGACAATGGCGCGCAGAAGGTGCAGTCGCTGGGTTCCGGCTTCGTCGTCGACGCGGACCAGGGCATCGTGGTGACCAACAACCACGTGATCGCCGACGCCGACGATATCGAAGTCAATTTTTCAGATGGCGTCACGCTGAAGGCGACGCTG
The nucleotide sequence above comes from Mesorhizobium shangrilense. Encoded proteins:
- a CDS encoding DUF2065 domain-containing protein: MQDFFAAIGLVLVVEGLVYGGFPEFAKKLAGEVLSMPENVLRIAGLAAIAVGVGIVWLVRGG